The Pseudoalteromonas translucida KMM 520 genome segment TACCAAGAATTAATAAATTGTTAATAAATATACTCATCAAAGACAACGCTGTCAAAGGCGCTAGTACGACATTAACTAACCTTATCTATTTTTATAGCGTTTAAAATTGAGTGATTAGTTTGCTTTTTGAGCAAGTTTAGCTGTCTTCATCTTTAGTTTTGTTGGCAGACAAACCGTAACAAAATTTTCACTTCCTTTTTGTTGTTAAAAGCATTAGCCTAAAGGCATTAACAATGAATAGTATAATTTAAAAATAAACGGAGCAGTAACATGGCGGAGCAACAAGTACAGCCTTTACACAACGAAAAACATGCCAACACTAAAATTAAAAACGGCATCAATGTAGAATTTATGAAAACGCAACATTTAGTGCCAGTAGTTGCACATGAATTTGCGCGTATAGCGAATGAATTTCCAATGTCTTTCGTTAAAAATAACGAAACAGGTACTTTTCAAGCAGTTGCTATGTTTGGCCTTGAGCCAGGCGAAAACTTGTTTGTTGAAGGCGATAAGTGGACGGCAGCATTTGCACCAATGGCTACGACTCGCTACCCACTAGGTTTAGTAAAACACCCAGATCAAGACCAATACGGTATTGTTATTGACGAAGCGAGCCCATTAGTTGGCGAAGAAGAAGGTAATGCGTTGTTTGAAAACGGCGAAGAAACTGACTACTTAAAGCGTCGTAAAGAAGCATTAGTATCGTTTATAGAGTTTTCTCAGATCACAGATGCTTTTACTAAGTTTTTAGCTGATAAAGAACTTTTAGTAGCGCAAACGCTAACAGTTGATATTAAAGGCGAGAAAAAAGACATCAACGGTATTTACCTTATCGATGAGAAAAAACTTAATGAATTAAGTGATGCTGACTTTTTAGAGCTACGTAAACGCGGTTATTTAGCACCAATATATTCTTTTTTAACGTCTACGCATCAAGTAGCACGTTTAGCTCGTTTAAAAGCGCAACAAGCGTAATAATTTAAACCAGCAAAAAAAAAGCGCCTTTGGGCGCTTTTTTTATGTGTTTAAACTTACTTTACTTGATAAATAGTTAGCGACCATCCACATTGGTTTCACTGAAATTTATAAGAGCTCATTATGAAAAAATCACTTTTAATGGCGCTTATCGCCACTAGTTGTATTAGCGTAAGCAATAACGCCTTAAGTGCAGAAGTACCTTTTGCTATTGCGATTCATGGCGGTGCGGGCACGATTGAAAAAAGTAAATTTACGCCCGAAGAGGAGCAAGCTTATCGTGCTAAATTAACCGAAGCGGTAGAGGCCGGTTATAAAATACTTGAGCAAGGCGGCGAAAGCTTGGATGCCATAACGGCAGCGATTCAAGTGATGGAGCAGTCACCATATTTTAATGCCGGGCGTGGCGCGGTTTATACTTACGATGGCAGCCATGAGCTAGACGCATCAATTATGGATGGGCGTAATCGTCAGGCGGGCGCTGTTGCAGGTGTTAAGCATGTAGAGAGCCCAATTAATTTAGCGCGCTTGGTTATGGATAATTCAGTACACGTCATGCTCAGTGGCCAAGGCGCTGAAGAATTTGCTAAAGAGCAAGGTATTCCCTTAATCGAAAATAATTTATTTGATACCGAGCACCGCTATAAAGCATTATTAAAAGCAAAGCAAAAATTAGATAAAGCCAAAGCAACCAGTAAAGATTACCAAGCAGCGCATAAAGCTCTGCCTAATAACTATAAAATGGGCACGGTTGGTGCGGTAGCACTGGATAAAAATGGCAATTTAGCAGCTGGTACATCAACTGGCGGTATGACCGCAAAACGCTATGGCCGTATTGGTGATGCGCCGGTAATTGGTGCAGGAACGTTTGCTGAAAACGAGTCGTGTGCAGTATCGGCCACCGGCCATGGTGAGTATTTTATTCGTTATAATGTAGCCAGCGATATTTGTGCGCGCGTTAAATACCAAGGTAAAACCATAGTGCAAGCAGGGGATGAAGTGATTAATGGAGTACTTGCGCCAATAGGCGGTACGGGCGGCGTTATTATTGTAGATACTAAAGGTAATATTAGTTTGCCGTTTAATACCTCAGGTATGTACAGAGCCAGTAAATCAAATACCCAAGCCACTTATGTAGGCATTTTTAAAGGCGAATAAGCGCTTTATTTGTTTGGCTGGTGGCTTATATAACAAACTACTAAGGGTTATGCACTTTGTAGGATTAACCCCAGCCATTTAATTTGCTACAATTGCGGCTCTTTTACTAATTTTATAAGGTATGCGGGTGGTAAACCTAGGTCAGTTGTTTGGCGAGCTAAAGACGTGCTTGAAAAAAGATCAATTCATTTTTAAAAAACGCTTACATGGCGTAAAAAAAATAACCGATGAAAATAAGCATGCCAACGCGCTTGAAAAAATAGCGGCCGACATTACCCGTAGCCAAGCACTGCGCGCGCAGCGTTTAGCCGCTTTGCCTAAAGTGACTTACCCAGAGCAATTACCGGTGAGTCAAAAAAAGGATGTGATTAAAAACGCGATTGCTAATAACCAAGTGGTTATTATTGCAGGTGAAACCGGTTCAGGTAAAACCACGCAAATTCCTAAAATGTGTTTAGAGCTAGGGCGTGGGGTTGATGGCTTAATTGGCCACACTCAACCAAGGCGACTAGCAGCACGAACGGTGGCGAATCGTATTGCAGAAGAAATGCAGTGTGAACTTGGCCAACAAGTTGGTTTTAAAATACGCTTTAGCGATCAGGTCTCGAATAATACCTATATTAAACTAATGACCGACGGTATTTTACTTGCCGAAATTCAACAAGATCGATTTTTAAATCAATACGACACCATTATTATTGATGAAGCGCACGAACGTAGTTTAAACATTGACTTTATTTTAGGTTATTTAAAAAACTTACTCCCTAAGCGCCCCGATTTAAAAATAATAATTACTTCAGCAACGATCGATCCGGAGCGTTTTTCAAAGCACTTTGATGATGCGCCAATTATAGAAGTATCAGGGCGAACCTTCCCGGTTGATGTACGTTACAACCCAGTTACTGAGATAAATAAAGAAGATATGGAAGCCGAAGGCGACCAACTGCAAGGTATTTTTGATGCAGTAGATGAGCTGTGTGCAGAAGGCCCCGGCGACATTTTAATATTTTTAAATGGTGAGCGTGAAATACGCGATACCGCCGATGCTCTCAGTAAACGTAATTTAAAACACACTGATATATTGCCGCTTTATTCGCGTTTATCAAACGCCGAGCAAAACCGCATATTTGCACCGCACTCGCGCCGCCATATTATTTTATCGACCAACGTTGCCGAAACATCGTTAACCGTACCGGGGATTCGTTATGTAATTGATCCGGGTACAGCGCGCATTAGCCGTTATAGTTACCGCACCAAGGTACAGCGCCTGCCGATAGAGCCAATATCGCAAGCCAGTGCAAATCAGCGAATGGGACGTTGTGGCCGAGTAGAGGCGGGTATTTGTATTCGTTTATACGCCGAGGATGACTTTTTATCGCGCCCTGAGTTTACCGATCCTGAAATACTACGTACTAATTTAGCTTCGGTTATTTTACAAATGCTAGCGCTGGGTTTAGGCGACATGGCGCAGTTTCCGTTTGTGCAAGCTCCAGATAGTCGTAACATAAGCGATGGTTTAACCTTGCTTGAGGAACTTCAAGCCGTACATCCTACTAAGCGTAACGACAAAACAGTGCTTACCCAGTCAGGGCGAGAATTAAGCCGTTTACCGGTCGATCCGCGTTTAGCTAAAATGGTGTTAACCGCACATAAGCTCGGTGCGCTACGTGAAGTAATTATTATAGTGGCGGCATTGTCAATTCAAGACCCTCGTGAGCGCCCGCAAGAAAAACGTGCTGCGGCAAACGAAAAACACGGCCGTTTTGATGATCCTGATTCAGACTTTATTGCATTTTTAAATCTGTGGAATTACTTAGAAGAGCAGCAAAGCGAGCTGACTAATAGCCAGTTTAGAAAACTTTGCCAAAAAGACTTCCTCGCTTATATGCGCCTTCGTGAGTGGCAAGATATTGTTTATCAAATAAGTACCGTATGTAACGAAATGGGGATGAAAGCCACATCGAATGCTGCCGATGGTGAGCAAGTTCACAAAGCATTACTGAGCGGTATGCTTAGCCATATTGGCTTTAAAGATGAAAAACAAATTTATAAAGGCGCGCGTAATAGCCAGTTTCATATTTTTCCGGGGTCGGGGTTATTTAAAAAGAGCCCAAAATGGCTAATGTCGGCAGAGCTGGTAGAAACCAGTAAATTATATGCCCGCACTAACGCCAAAATAGACATTAACTGGGTTGAGCCACTGGCGCAGCATTTGGTTAAGCGCAGTTATACAGAGCCACATTGGGAGAAAAAACCCGGTGCGGTAATCGCCTTTGAACAACAAACCTTGTATGGCCTGCTAATCGTTAATAAACGCCGCTGTGTGTATAGCAATATTGACCCTAAAGTGAGCCGTGAGCTGTTTATTCGCACCGCATTAGTTGAGCAGGAGCTGGGTTTAAACGAAAGTTTTTTAGAGTTTAACCGCGAGCTGATTGAAGATATTCAAGTGCTTGAAAACAAGTCGCGCAGGCGCGATATTTTAGTTGATGAGCAAACTTTATTTGAGTTTTACGATAAAAAAATTCCAAAAGAAATTAATAATCGTGCAGCATTTTTAAAATGGTATAAAACGCAAAAACAACAAAATAAACACTATTTGCAAATGAGCCGCGATGACTTAATGCAGCATGGTGCAAGCAGTATTACTGAGTTTGACTACCCAGATACTTGGCAGCAAGATAATTTAATTTTGCCCTTAGCGTATCATTTCGATCCCGGTCAAGCGGTTGACGGTGTGGCAGTACAAATACCGGTTGCGCTATTAAACCAAGTACAAGAAAGCGGCTTTGACTGGCATATACCTGCGTTTCGACATGAGTTAATAAGTGGTTTAATTAAATCACTGCCTAAGTCACTGCGCCGTAACTTTGTACCTGCGCCTAACTATGCCGATGCTGTTTTGGCGGCCATTGAGCCATTGCAGGGGAGTTTAATTGATGCACTTAGTAATCGACTATTAAAAATGACAGGAGTTCGAGTTGACCCTGATGCCTGGGATTTAAGTGCCTTGGCAGCGCATTTACGTTTGCAGTTTGAAGTACGTGGCGATAACGATAAGTTACTTGCGCGTGGCCTAGATTTAGCCAAACTTAAAGCACAGCTACAAGGCGAAGTAACACAAACACTATCCAAAGTAGCCGATAAAGGCATAGAAAAAGTAGACTTAACGCAGTGGGATTTTGGTGAGCTACCTAACTCATATGTAAAAAAACAAGGGCAATACGAAATTAAAGCGTACCCGGCGCTGGTGGATAAAAAATCAACTGCTGCTATTGAGCTTTTCGATAACGAAGTAAAAGCACAAGTTGCCCATCAACAAGGGCTGCGCCGATTAGTATTATTAAATGTGCCTTCACCAATAAAGTATTTGCAGCAAAACTTACCAAATAAGGCTAAGCTTGGATTGTATTTTAATCCTTTTGGTAAAATAGCCGATTTAATTGATGACTGCATTGCCGCCGGTGTTGATAGCTTATTATTAAAGTACGGTGACATTCGCACCAGCGACGCATTTGAAAGTGTAAAAGAGCATATACGTGGTGAGCTTGGCGACGCTGTAGTTGAAATTGCCACGCAAGTAGAGCAAGTGTTAAGTATTGCCCATGCCTTACATAAAAAAATGAAAGGACGGGTAGATTTAACCATGATCACTGCGCATGGTGATATTAAATCGCAATTAGAGTCTCTTGTTTTTAAAGGTTTTGTAAGCCAACATGGGGCAACTAAGCTAAGTGACTTAATTCGTTATTTAAAAGCGATTCAAAAACGTTTAGAAAAGTTACCCATAGATCCAAATCGCGATAGATTATGTGTACTTGAGCTTGATAAAGTGGCGCAAGAGTATAAAAAGCAAGCAAACAAAACCCCTAAAGGGATGCCTATTCCAAAAGAGGTAGAAGCTATATTTTGGATGCAGCAAGAGCTGAGAGTGTCTTTATTTGCACAGACCTTGGGTACTCCGTATCCAATTTCGGCAAAACGTGTGTTAAATGCAATAAAAGAAATAGAGTAAAAGGTGTATCTATTATTAAGCTTAAGTGCTTAATAATAGAACTTATTTTTTGTTTTGAGAAGGAAACGACATAGCCATGTCCTCATCAATAGAACATAAAGTACAACAACTACTAGTGGTAGACGACGAGTATTTTAATTATGAAATACTCAAAGCAGCACTTAGCGCAAAGTTTGATGTTAATTATGCCGATTCTGGAACAAGCTGTTTAGCCTCTGCTATTGCTAATCCACCCGATATTATTTTGCTTGATGTATGTATGCCAGGGCTGGATGGTTACGACACGTGTAGAATGCTTAAACATACACCTGAGACAAAAAACATCCCTATTGTTATGGTGTCTGGGCTGGAGTCACCGCTTGAAAAGCAAGCTGGGTTTGACGCAGGCTGTGATGCTTATGTGGTAAAGCCGTTTTCTGTACCACTGTTGTTAGAGCAAATTAATAAAATAGTATAGGAAAAATTATGTTTACAGATGATAAGCGAAATTTTCGACGTATGCAGATCAATACACCGGCAAAGCTAACCACAATAGAGCCGATTGCTGGTTTAAATTATAATGCCGAATGCGTGGATTTGAGTGCGACTGGGTTGTCGTTGCATTTAGATGAGCTACTTGAGCCAAACACTATTTTATTGGTACATATAGACTCAACTCATCCGAGTATTGCGTCTTTAGATGCAACGGCTAAGGTGATACGCGCCAGCAAAGAAGATGACGGTACAATAACTGCTGGACTTGAGATAATACAGTTTAATTAGCTTAGTTAGCGTGGTTATTGCCCATATAAATAGGCAATAACTACGTATAAATGCTAAGCAAGCCTAGGCGTTAGTAAACCTTACAAATTAAGCCTTTTAAGTAAAAACCTTCAGGGTAACTACCCGCAATAGGATGATCGGCAGCTTGGTTTAAACGCTCCATAATAAGTAGGTCTTTACCAGCATCAAGGGCTGCATCAGCCACCACTTTTTGAAACAAGTTTTGCTCCATTAAGCCCGAACACGAGAAGGTTAATAAGGTGCCACCTGGTTTTAATATTTGCATAGCAATCATGTTTATATCTTTATAGCCACGACACGCACCAGTAAGTTGTGCTTTGTTGTCGGCAAACTTTGGCGGATCCATTACTATAGTGTCAAACAGTACACCGTCTTCGCGGTATTGACGCAGTAACTTAAATACATCTTGCTTCACAAAATCAACCTTATCTAAATCAAGATTGTTATGCTCAACATTGCGCTTAGCTGTATCGAGAGCTGGCTGCGATACATCTACGTTAGTTACGTGCTTACAGCCGCCACGTAGGGCATACAACGAAAATGTACCCGTGTAGCTAAAGCAGTTTAATACGGTTTTATCCTTAGAAAAGCGTTCAAGTGCAGCGCGGCTATCGCGTTGATCTAAATAAAAGCCGGTTTTATGGCCATCAATAATATCAACTTCAATTTTAAAGCCATTTTCTGCAATGAGTACTGGGGCAGTTGGTTCATTGCCCCATAATGCTCCTTTAATTGGCTCAAGGCCTTCTTTAGTACGTACTTCTACGTCTGAGCGCTCGTAAATGCTCATACCAGGGAATATAGCCATTAACGCGCCAACTATTTCACCTTTATGACGCTCAGCACCCGCGCTTAGTAATTGACACACTAATACGTTGTCAAACTTATCTATGGTAACGCCGGGTAAAAAATCAGATTCTGCGGCGCAGAGT includes the following:
- a CDS encoding SapC family protein, yielding MAEQQVQPLHNEKHANTKIKNGINVEFMKTQHLVPVVAHEFARIANEFPMSFVKNNETGTFQAVAMFGLEPGENLFVEGDKWTAAFAPMATTRYPLGLVKHPDQDQYGIVIDEASPLVGEEEGNALFENGEETDYLKRRKEALVSFIEFSQITDAFTKFLADKELLVAQTLTVDIKGEKKDINGIYLIDEKKLNELSDADFLELRKRGYLAPIYSFLTSTHQVARLARLKAQQA
- a CDS encoding isoaspartyl peptidase/L-asparaginase family protein — translated: MKKSLLMALIATSCISVSNNALSAEVPFAIAIHGGAGTIEKSKFTPEEEQAYRAKLTEAVEAGYKILEQGGESLDAITAAIQVMEQSPYFNAGRGAVYTYDGSHELDASIMDGRNRQAGAVAGVKHVESPINLARLVMDNSVHVMLSGQGAEEFAKEQGIPLIENNLFDTEHRYKALLKAKQKLDKAKATSKDYQAAHKALPNNYKMGTVGAVALDKNGNLAAGTSTGGMTAKRYGRIGDAPVIGAGTFAENESCAVSATGHGEYFIRYNVASDICARVKYQGKTIVQAGDEVINGVLAPIGGTGGVIIVDTKGNISLPFNTSGMYRASKSNTQATYVGIFKGE
- the hrpA gene encoding ATP-dependent RNA helicase HrpA, translated to MVNLGQLFGELKTCLKKDQFIFKKRLHGVKKITDENKHANALEKIAADITRSQALRAQRLAALPKVTYPEQLPVSQKKDVIKNAIANNQVVIIAGETGSGKTTQIPKMCLELGRGVDGLIGHTQPRRLAARTVANRIAEEMQCELGQQVGFKIRFSDQVSNNTYIKLMTDGILLAEIQQDRFLNQYDTIIIDEAHERSLNIDFILGYLKNLLPKRPDLKIIITSATIDPERFSKHFDDAPIIEVSGRTFPVDVRYNPVTEINKEDMEAEGDQLQGIFDAVDELCAEGPGDILIFLNGEREIRDTADALSKRNLKHTDILPLYSRLSNAEQNRIFAPHSRRHIILSTNVAETSLTVPGIRYVIDPGTARISRYSYRTKVQRLPIEPISQASANQRMGRCGRVEAGICIRLYAEDDFLSRPEFTDPEILRTNLASVILQMLALGLGDMAQFPFVQAPDSRNISDGLTLLEELQAVHPTKRNDKTVLTQSGRELSRLPVDPRLAKMVLTAHKLGALREVIIIVAALSIQDPRERPQEKRAAANEKHGRFDDPDSDFIAFLNLWNYLEEQQSELTNSQFRKLCQKDFLAYMRLREWQDIVYQISTVCNEMGMKATSNAADGEQVHKALLSGMLSHIGFKDEKQIYKGARNSQFHIFPGSGLFKKSPKWLMSAELVETSKLYARTNAKIDINWVEPLAQHLVKRSYTEPHWEKKPGAVIAFEQQTLYGLLIVNKRRCVYSNIDPKVSRELFIRTALVEQELGLNESFLEFNRELIEDIQVLENKSRRRDILVDEQTLFEFYDKKIPKEINNRAAFLKWYKTQKQQNKHYLQMSRDDLMQHGASSITEFDYPDTWQQDNLILPLAYHFDPGQAVDGVAVQIPVALLNQVQESGFDWHIPAFRHELISGLIKSLPKSLRRNFVPAPNYADAVLAAIEPLQGSLIDALSNRLLKMTGVRVDPDAWDLSALAAHLRLQFEVRGDNDKLLARGLDLAKLKAQLQGEVTQTLSKVADKGIEKVDLTQWDFGELPNSYVKKQGQYEIKAYPALVDKKSTAAIELFDNEVKAQVAHQQGLRRLVLLNVPSPIKYLQQNLPNKAKLGLYFNPFGKIADLIDDCIAAGVDSLLLKYGDIRTSDAFESVKEHIRGELGDAVVEIATQVEQVLSIAHALHKKMKGRVDLTMITAHGDIKSQLESLVFKGFVSQHGATKLSDLIRYLKAIQKRLEKLPIDPNRDRLCVLELDKVAQEYKKQANKTPKGMPIPKEVEAIFWMQQELRVSLFAQTLGTPYPISAKRVLNAIKEIE
- a CDS encoding response regulator, with the translated sequence MSSSIEHKVQQLLVVDDEYFNYEILKAALSAKFDVNYADSGTSCLASAIANPPDIILLDVCMPGLDGYDTCRMLKHTPETKNIPIVMVSGLESPLEKQAGFDAGCDAYVVKPFSVPLLLEQINKIV
- a CDS encoding PilZ domain-containing protein, which produces MFTDDKRNFRRMQINTPAKLTTIEPIAGLNYNAECVDLSATGLSLHLDELLEPNTILLVHIDSTHPSIASLDATAKVIRASKEDDGTITAGLEIIQFN
- a CDS encoding class I SAM-dependent methyltransferase, with amino-acid sequence MTSAVYLQAGRDKSLKRKHPWLFSKAIKKIKGKPGLGDTVTIHDSEGKFLATAAYSPHSQIRARVWSFDEKEVIDQHFFERRLRRALEARSQVIEEGGLTGFRLCAAESDFLPGVTIDKFDNVLVCQLLSAGAERHKGEIVGALMAIFPGMSIYERSDVEVRTKEGLEPIKGALWGNEPTAPVLIAENGFKIEVDIIDGHKTGFYLDQRDSRAALERFSKDKTVLNCFSYTGTFSLYALRGGCKHVTNVDVSQPALDTAKRNVEHNNLDLDKVDFVKQDVFKLLRQYREDGVLFDTIVMDPPKFADNKAQLTGACRGYKDINMIAMQILKPGGTLLTFSCSGLMEQNLFQKVVADAALDAGKDLLIMERLNQAADHPIAGSYPEGFYLKGLICKVY